The following proteins come from a genomic window of Oscillatoria sp. FACHB-1407:
- the folP gene encoding dihydropteroate synthase: MESTWRLQGGRSLTWGQQTYVMGVLNVTPDSFSDGGQFNDLTAAIAQAQYLVESGADILDIGGQSTRPQADIISLSEELDRVIPVIEALRAGSSELPPLSVPISVDTTRSDVARAAIAAGADIVNDISGGTYDPDMLPTVAELGVPVILMHLRGTPKTMQQLTNYEDLIGEIKAFLQQQIERSLSLGIAKAHIAIDPGIGFAKTYDQNLEILRRLQEFRTLDCPILVGASRKSFIGHILNQPDPKQRVWGTAAACCAAIANSADIVRVHDVKEMRDVCRVADAIYRGR; encoded by the coding sequence ATGGAGTCAACGTGGAGGTTGCAAGGGGGGCGATCGCTCACCTGGGGGCAACAAACCTATGTAATGGGAGTGTTAAATGTTACGCCGGACAGCTTCAGTGATGGCGGACAGTTTAACGATCTAACGGCGGCGATCGCCCAGGCACAGTACTTAGTTGAGTCGGGAGCCGACATCCTGGACATTGGCGGACAATCGACTCGCCCCCAGGCAGACATAATTTCTTTGTCAGAAGAACTCGATCGCGTCATTCCCGTGATTGAGGCGTTGAGAGCAGGCTCATCAGAATTACCTCCGCTCTCAGTGCCCATCTCGGTCGATACCACCCGGTCAGACGTGGCACGAGCCGCGATCGCCGCAGGAGCCGATATTGTCAATGACATCTCTGGGGGAACCTATGATCCAGATATGTTGCCGACTGTTGCAGAACTCGGAGTGCCCGTTATCCTCATGCACTTGCGGGGCACTCCCAAAACCATGCAGCAGTTGACCAATTATGAAGACCTGATCGGTGAGATTAAGGCTTTTTTGCAGCAACAGATTGAGCGATCGCTTTCCCTCGGCATTGCCAAAGCCCATATCGCCATTGACCCCGGCATCGGCTTTGCCAAAACCTACGATCAGAATTTGGAGATTTTGCGGCGATTGCAAGAATTTCGCACCCTGGATTGCCCCATCCTCGTCGGGGCATCCCGCAAAAGCTTTATCGGTCACATTCTCAACCAACCCGATCCCAAACAGCGAGTCTGGGGAACCGCTGCTGCCTGTTGTGCGGCGATCGCCAACTCTGCCGACATTGTCCGAGTGCATGATGTCAAAGAAATGCGCGATGTGTGCCGTGTCGCGGATGCGATTTATCGAGGCAGGTAA
- a CDS encoding potassium channel family protein: MNLSSLSFFRSLRTGNKQFAVVGLGRFGRAVCASLHNLGYEVLGVDSDERRVAQILTDQLVSHAVQLDSTQPAALKEAGLFEFDTVIVAIGNYVEESVITTMNLKEAGVAHVVAKASSEIHDKLLRKVGADHVIFPEHEMGCSLARSLTKPNILERFELDPDHSIVEAVVPAEFDGKTIAELELRSRYGLNLLAVSRGDKFEINPYPVMRLQKGSVMVVIGSNRCIDRLPTA; the protein is encoded by the coding sequence GTGAATTTATCCTCGCTGAGCTTTTTTCGAAGTCTGCGAACTGGCAACAAGCAGTTTGCCGTTGTCGGGCTAGGGCGTTTTGGTCGAGCCGTTTGTGCATCATTACATAATCTGGGATACGAGGTTTTGGGCGTTGATTCTGATGAACGGCGAGTTGCCCAGATTCTCACAGACCAGTTAGTGTCTCACGCCGTGCAACTGGACTCCACCCAACCTGCGGCACTTAAAGAAGCAGGGTTATTTGAGTTTGATACGGTGATTGTGGCGATTGGTAATTACGTTGAGGAAAGCGTTATTACCACGATGAACCTGAAGGAAGCCGGAGTCGCCCATGTGGTAGCAAAAGCTTCTTCAGAAATCCATGACAAATTGCTGCGGAAGGTCGGTGCAGATCATGTGATTTTCCCAGAACATGAGATGGGCTGCTCTCTGGCGCGATCGCTCACCAAACCCAACATTTTAGAGCGGTTTGAGCTAGACCCCGATCACAGCATCGTTGAGGCAGTGGTTCCTGCTGAGTTTGACGGCAAAACAATCGCTGAACTGGAACTGCGGAGTCGCTATGGGTTAAACCTGTTAGCCGTGAGCCGGGGCGACAAGTTTGAAATTAACCCCTATCCGGTGATGCGCCTGCAAAAGGGATCGGTGATGGTAGTGATTGGGTCTAATCGCTGCATCGATCGCCTACCGACCGCATAA
- a CDS encoding TrkH family potassium uptake protein: MTVSRTICLGFLAVIAIGTLLLWMPFSTSDGSWNDPIVALFTSTSAVCVTGHIVVDTGTHFSPLGQFFILSLIQIGGLGYMTATTFLLLILGRRFGLRDKIALQQALDRPNMQGSTQVLRSIIATTLIFELTGAFFLLPTFARDHGLSQGLWLSIFHSVSAWNNAGFSLFSDNLVGYQFSIPVNLVITGLIIFGGIGYEVIFELFLLLRDRLTRSTERIVFSLNFKVAVSTTIILLVVGTIAIFLTELNNPETLGPMNFGQRLITAWAQAVVPRTAGFNTINIGAMTVPSLFIMIVLMFIGGSPGGTAGGIKTTTLRVLTSCTKAILQGKEEVILYDRQVPVSLILKAVGVAVGSLVTVSVMTILITFSDPNIDFIRILFEVMSGFATVGLSTGITAGLSTFAKLVIVATMYIGRVGVLLLMGAILGDPSPTAVRFPEENLLVG; the protein is encoded by the coding sequence ATGACGGTTTCTAGAACGATTTGCCTGGGTTTTTTGGCTGTGATTGCGATCGGCACCCTGTTGCTGTGGATGCCCTTCTCGACCAGTGATGGCTCATGGAATGATCCAATTGTGGCGTTGTTTACCAGCACCTCGGCAGTTTGTGTGACCGGGCACATTGTGGTAGACACAGGCACTCACTTTTCTCCCTTGGGGCAGTTTTTCATCCTTTCCCTGATTCAAATTGGGGGGTTGGGGTACATGACCGCCACCACCTTTTTGTTGCTGATTTTGGGACGTCGATTTGGTCTGCGCGACAAGATCGCTCTACAACAGGCGTTAGACCGACCCAATATGCAGGGCAGTACCCAGGTGCTGCGATCAATTATCGCGACAACGCTGATTTTTGAACTCACAGGAGCTTTTTTCTTACTGCCTACGTTTGCTCGCGATCACGGGTTAAGCCAGGGGTTGTGGCTCTCCATCTTCCATAGTGTGAGTGCCTGGAATAATGCTGGGTTTAGCTTGTTTTCCGATAACCTGGTGGGCTATCAGTTTTCGATCCCGGTTAACCTGGTGATTACAGGGCTGATTATCTTCGGGGGAATTGGCTACGAAGTGATTTTTGAGTTGTTCCTGTTGTTGCGCGATCGCCTCACTCGCTCAACTGAACGGATTGTCTTCTCTCTCAACTTCAAAGTGGCAGTCAGCACCACCATCATCCTGCTGGTTGTCGGCACGATCGCCATTTTTCTGACTGAATTGAACAACCCTGAAACCCTCGGTCCAATGAATTTTGGTCAGAGACTCATTACCGCCTGGGCACAGGCAGTCGTCCCCAGAACGGCTGGATTTAACACCATCAATATCGGAGCGATGACCGTCCCCTCCCTGTTTATCATGATCGTCCTGATGTTTATCGGGGGTAGCCCTGGAGGGACAGCCGGAGGCATCAAAACTACAACGCTGCGTGTTTTGACCAGTTGTACCAAAGCCATTTTGCAGGGCAAGGAAGAAGTGATCCTCTACGATCGCCAGGTTCCCGTATCCCTGATTCTCAAGGCGGTGGGTGTAGCGGTCGGGTCACTGGTAACAGTCTCCGTGATGACCATCCTGATTACGTTTAGCGATCCAAATATTGATTTCATCCGAATCCTGTTTGAAGTCATGTCTGGATTTGCAACCGTTGGTCTTTCTACAGGCATTACAGCAGGGCTGTCTACCTTTGCCAAGCTGGTAATCGTTGCCACCATGTATATCGGACGGGTGGGTGTGTTGCTATTGATGGGGGCAATCTTAGGTGATCCAAGTCCTACTGCTGTCAGATTTCCAGAGGAGAATTTGCTGGTGGGTTAA
- a CDS encoding PAS domain S-box protein: MLKINLRKHTQEECSLIALLLIVILPFVVVVYQLISEIHLRIDFAQSELYGTAYLRPLEQLLLDIPESRLLAHRYLSRGVSQTELEEQQTRVDADLAALIDLDPVWDEPSDTAKLVTSLQQSWQHLKQQLAEAKTSPEEDIRIQQLYTNLTATLRGLISQVGDRSNLILDPDLDSYYLIDVTLLRLPEAEDLLAQLRLLGEDVVNRQTLTPERRANLTVLMGLLQANVNTLAHNMAVAYQQDTAQTLQPSLEPSVKATVTATADFIRVLNEAIAQLKTVQVQPIAYDPVVYEQVATVALNTSHTLWQQTREQLDRLLQQRVQRSFQKISWIGTFALIVLGSTLYLFITFSRNLSGRRRAALRLSAQHATTRILAESKTLNEATPQILQAICESLQWDVGELWSIDSDANALQFVESWHCLDIDITELEAINREITFTSGVGMVGRVWQQAKPMWIADVTKDPTFIRGDRTAKFGLHAACGFPILNNEEVLGVMSFLSRNTQASDDDLLAMMATIGNQIGQFIKTRQAEAALRQTEELQSIALTAAHMGAWEWNMVTGEEQWSSETEGLFGVAPGTFRGDYDDFMSFVHPDDRQVILQAQQRTIQDGISYKPEYRIIWKDGTQRWVSSWGELIRDEAGNPLRLSGVVMDITDRKQAELALAESERRLRQQSQALANLAQNKALSSGDLEVAFKTITEAVAQSLEVERVSIWLYNSDRTALSCVDLYERTANIHSFGEILVASDYPVYFRELAVSRVIAAHEAQNDYRMHEFLHNYLIPCRVTSCLDAPIRVAGEIVGIVCHEYVDVPHRWTMTERNFAGSIADFAALALESCERKRTEEALRQAEEKYRSIFENSVTGIFQTTPDGEFISANPALAFIYGYNSPDELIANLTNIEHQLYVERDRRQEFIELMAEQGRVSDFESQIYRQDGSIIWISENALAIYDDNDQLLYYEGTVEDITERKYAEDALERQLAAVEAANDGIAILRDDTYIYLNTAHSELFGYNHPAELIGKTWRDLYCPNEIERFEQEIFPVLTTQRRWRGEAIGKRKDGSTFAQEVSLTLVEGGELVCVCQDISERKQAEAILREREERFRSLVNNIPGAVYRCTNDASWTMEFLSDAIEEIVGYPAAYFTQHRILNFASLIHAEDVIRIGGEINQALAERRPYIVEYRVVRSDGMIRWVYEKGQGVFNDAGNVLWLDGVIFDISDRKRTEEELQQAKETAEEANRAKSQFLANMSHELRTPLNAIIGYSEMLQEDAEDAGYADIAPDLEKIQGAGKHLLALINDILDISKIEAGKMDLYLETFEVANLVAEVQNTIRPLVEKNANRLIVNCPKSMGRMHADLTKVRQSLFNLLSNAAKFTENGTITLTIEQTTPTEGLTDPNTSLLDANNAIAPTASSQPWITFRVTDTGIGMTLEQMQKVFQAFTQADASTTRKYGGTGLGLAISRRFCQMMGGDISVHSTLGEGSTFTIHLPMQLVDHTPDGLPSTMRIDDNTAATPIDASQGTVLVIDDDPSVRELVAHYLAKEGFHVETANTGEDGLQLARNLRPIAITLDVLIPNMNGWTVLSALKADPELADIPVVVMTIVDDKDRGFALGASDYLTKPIDYKRLAKLLQNYRPVGVDDLTTTTGQVLIVEDDGATREMFQRILAKEGWIVLEAENGQIGLQQVAAHQPDLILLDLMMPEMDGFEFIRVLRQSPEWRSLPIIVVTAMDLTPADHLHLNGYVEQILQKGAYSRDDLLQEVRDLVLTCIRHQHSRLKEASP; the protein is encoded by the coding sequence ATGCTTAAAATCAATCTACGCAAACATACGCAGGAAGAATGTAGCCTGATTGCGCTGCTATTAATTGTGATCCTGCCGTTTGTTGTAGTGGTTTATCAGTTGATTTCAGAAATTCATCTGCGGATTGATTTTGCCCAGTCCGAACTCTATGGCACCGCCTACCTGCGCCCCCTAGAGCAGTTGTTACTCGATATTCCTGAAAGTCGCCTGCTAGCCCATCGTTACTTAAGTCGTGGAGTCTCTCAAACCGAACTAGAGGAGCAACAAACCAGAGTTGATGCTGATTTAGCCGCTCTCATCGATCTTGACCCTGTGTGGGATGAGCCATCAGACACCGCTAAATTAGTAACCTCTCTGCAACAAAGCTGGCAACACTTGAAACAACAGCTGGCTGAGGCAAAGACCAGCCCAGAAGAAGACATACGAATTCAACAGCTTTACACCAATCTCACGGCAACGTTGCGGGGTTTAATCTCGCAAGTGGGCGATCGCTCTAACCTCATCCTCGATCCCGATTTAGACAGCTATTACCTGATAGATGTAACGCTGTTGCGGCTACCAGAGGCAGAGGACTTGCTGGCACAGCTAAGGCTTCTGGGAGAAGATGTGGTCAACCGCCAAACCCTCACCCCTGAGCGCAGAGCAAACCTCACAGTGTTGATGGGGTTGTTGCAGGCAAATGTCAACACCCTGGCTCACAACATGGCAGTTGCCTATCAACAAGATACTGCCCAAACGCTGCAACCCAGCCTGGAACCCTCCGTCAAAGCCACTGTCACGGCGACAGCCGACTTTATTCGAGTGTTGAATGAGGCGATCGCCCAGTTAAAAACCGTACAGGTTCAGCCAATTGCCTACGACCCGGTGGTATATGAGCAGGTTGCCACCGTTGCCCTTAACACCAGCCATACGCTCTGGCAACAGACCCGTGAGCAGCTTGACCGCTTGCTACAACAGCGAGTTCAGCGATCGTTTCAAAAAATTAGTTGGATAGGGACGTTTGCCCTCATCGTTCTGGGAAGCACCCTCTACCTCTTTATCACCTTTAGTCGCAATCTGTCCGGTCGCAGACGAGCCGCATTACGGCTCAGTGCCCAACATGCGACAACCCGCATTCTGGCAGAGTCTAAAACCCTGAATGAAGCTACTCCTCAAATCCTGCAAGCCATCTGTGAAAGCTTGCAATGGGACGTTGGAGAACTGTGGAGCATTGATTCTGATGCCAATGCATTGCAATTTGTGGAAAGCTGGCATTGCCTCGACATCGATATTACCGAACTGGAGGCAATTAACCGAGAGATCACTTTTACCAGCGGCGTTGGCATGGTGGGTCGAGTCTGGCAACAGGCAAAACCGATGTGGATTGCTGATGTCACCAAAGATCCCACCTTTATTCGGGGCGATCGCACGGCTAAATTTGGGCTACATGCTGCTTGTGGGTTTCCTATCCTCAACAATGAGGAAGTTTTGGGAGTGATGTCGTTCTTGAGTCGCAACACCCAAGCCTCCGATGATGACCTGTTAGCCATGATGGCAACTATTGGCAACCAAATTGGTCAGTTCATCAAAACTCGGCAGGCAGAAGCCGCCCTGCGTCAGACCGAAGAACTCCAGAGCATCGCACTCACCGCTGCCCATATGGGAGCGTGGGAATGGAACATGGTGACCGGCGAAGAGCAATGGTCTAGCGAAACGGAGGGGCTATTTGGCGTAGCTCCTGGCACATTTCGAGGAGACTATGACGACTTCATGAGTTTTGTGCATCCGGACGATCGCCAGGTGATTTTGCAGGCACAACAGCGCACGATCCAGGATGGCATTAGCTACAAGCCTGAATATCGCATCATCTGGAAAGATGGCACCCAGCGTTGGGTCAGCAGTTGGGGCGAGTTGATTCGAGATGAGGCAGGTAATCCGCTGCGATTGAGTGGAGTGGTAATGGATATCACCGATCGCAAACAGGCTGAGCTTGCGCTGGCAGAAAGTGAACGGCGATTGCGGCAACAGAGTCAGGCATTGGCAAACCTGGCACAAAACAAAGCCTTGTCCTCTGGAGACTTAGAGGTTGCGTTTAAGACAATTACCGAAGCCGTTGCTCAATCGCTGGAAGTTGAACGAGTCAGCATCTGGCTATACAACAGCGATCGCACGGCTCTTAGCTGCGTTGATCTGTATGAGCGGACTGCCAACATCCACTCCTTTGGTGAAATTTTGGTCGCTTCAGATTACCCAGTTTATTTTCGAGAATTAGCCGTCAGCCGGGTTATTGCTGCCCATGAGGCTCAAAACGATTACCGGATGCACGAGTTTCTTCACAACTACCTCATTCCCTGTCGGGTGACATCTTGTCTGGATGCACCCATTCGGGTTGCCGGAGAAATCGTCGGGATCGTCTGCCACGAGTACGTGGATGTGCCCCACCGTTGGACGATGACGGAACGCAACTTTGCCGGGTCGATCGCTGACTTTGCTGCACTGGCACTGGAGAGTTGTGAACGCAAACGGACTGAAGAGGCACTCCGCCAAGCCGAAGAAAAATATCGCAGTATCTTTGAAAATTCGGTGACCGGGATCTTTCAGACGACACCCGACGGAGAATTTATCAGTGCTAACCCGGCTCTGGCGTTTATCTATGGTTACAACTCCCCGGATGAACTGATCGCCAACCTGACCAACATCGAGCATCAATTGTATGTTGAGCGCGATCGCCGCCAGGAATTCATCGAGTTAATGGCAGAACAGGGTAGAGTCTCAGACTTTGAGTCACAGATCTATCGCCAGGATGGCAGCATTATCTGGATCTCTGAAAATGCGTTGGCCATTTACGACGATAACGACCAGTTGCTCTACTACGAAGGAACCGTCGAAGACATCACCGAGCGCAAGTACGCCGAAGACGCCCTGGAGCGGCAACTGGCAGCCGTTGAAGCCGCCAACGATGGCATTGCCATCCTGAGAGACGACACCTACATCTATCTCAACACAGCCCACTCTGAGTTGTTTGGCTATAACCATCCGGCGGAACTGATTGGCAAAACCTGGCGCGATCTGTACTGCCCCAATGAGATTGAACGGTTTGAGCAAGAGATCTTCCCCGTTTTGACGACACAAAGAAGATGGCGAGGCGAGGCGATCGGCAAGCGCAAGGATGGCTCTACCTTTGCCCAGGAAGTCTCCCTCACGCTGGTCGAAGGTGGGGAACTGGTCTGCGTCTGTCAGGATATCAGCGAACGCAAGCAGGCGGAAGCAATTTTGCGCGAACGCGAAGAGAGGTTTCGATCGCTGGTCAACAACATTCCCGGTGCAGTTTACCGTTGTACCAACGATGCCAGTTGGACGATGGAGTTTTTGAGTGATGCAATCGAAGAAATTGTGGGATATCCCGCCGCTTATTTCACGCAACATCGCATTCTCAACTTTGCCAGTCTGATTCATGCGGAAGATGTGATCCGCATTGGAGGTGAGATCAATCAGGCACTGGCAGAACGCCGCCCCTATATCGTGGAATATCGCGTCGTTCGTTCGGATGGCATGATCCGCTGGGTGTATGAGAAAGGGCAGGGGGTATTTAACGACGCAGGTAATGTGTTGTGGTTGGATGGGGTGATCTTTGACATTAGCGATCGCAAACGCACTGAAGAAGAACTGCAACAGGCAAAAGAAACCGCAGAAGAGGCAAACCGTGCCAAGAGTCAATTTCTCGCGAACATGAGCCACGAACTGCGAACTCCGCTCAACGCCATCATCGGCTATAGCGAAATGTTGCAAGAAGACGCCGAAGATGCGGGCTATGCCGATATCGCACCTGACCTGGAAAAGATTCAGGGAGCCGGAAAGCATCTGCTTGCTCTGATTAACGACATTCTCGATATCTCCAAGATTGAAGCAGGCAAGATGGATCTCTACCTCGAAACCTTTGAGGTGGCTAATTTAGTGGCGGAAGTGCAAAACACAATTCGTCCATTAGTTGAGAAAAATGCTAACCGCTTGATTGTCAATTGCCCCAAATCCATGGGCAGAATGCACGCTGACCTGACCAAGGTGCGTCAATCCTTGTTTAATCTTTTGAGTAACGCTGCCAAATTTACCGAAAATGGCACGATTACTCTCACCATTGAGCAAACCACCCCAACGGAAGGGCTGACTGACCCGAACACCAGCCTTCTAGACGCTAACAATGCGATCGCCCCGACCGCTTCATCGCAACCCTGGATCACCTTCCGTGTGACTGACACGGGCATTGGCATGACTCTGGAACAGATGCAAAAAGTGTTTCAGGCATTTACTCAGGCAGACGCCTCTACCACCCGCAAGTATGGTGGCACCGGATTGGGGTTAGCCATCAGCCGACGGTTTTGCCAGATGATGGGCGGTGACATCTCAGTTCACAGCACTTTAGGCGAAGGATCAACCTTTACGATTCACCTGCCAATGCAGTTGGTCGATCACACGCCTGATGGACTGCCATCCACAATGCGGATCGACGACAACACCGCAGCGACACCAATCGATGCCTCCCAGGGAACTGTCCTGGTGATTGATGACGACCCCTCTGTGCGTGAGTTGGTTGCCCATTACCTGGCCAAGGAGGGCTTTCACGTTGAAACGGCTAACACAGGCGAAGATGGGTTACAGCTCGCCCGCAACCTCCGCCCGATCGCCATTACGCTGGATGTCTTAATCCCCAATATGAACGGGTGGACAGTGCTGTCTGCGTTAAAAGCCGACCCAGAGTTAGCCGATATTCCAGTCGTCGTGATGACGATTGTCGATGACAAAGACCGGGGGTTTGCCCTCGGCGCATCCGATTATCTGACCAAACCCATCGACTACAAGCGACTCGCCAAACTGCTACAAAACTACCGTCCGGTGGGAGTTGATGATCTGACAACCACAACCGGACAGGTGTTGATTGTTGAGGACGATGGGGCGACACGCGAGATGTTTCAGCG
- a CDS encoding ATP-grasp domain-containing protein, with the protein MEKVNWLIERHVFDADEQFLEELKKQKYLYKEIRYLDFRPEAAKKYFPDHECVLFRGTLNLGRDILRTSWIPGAYMDEKNLRCTTYYTYFGQYLLNNKYFILPLGELIRRREEIFEYFQSNGELFIRPDSNMKSFRAGVFNVQVLNTMKTLGSELRRDETTLVLVSGKRSITKEWRFFVYKDEIITGSLYLVGEERIDERVKGGYLVNYLAEVLKQVNWYPELLYTVDVCESEGELFILELGSFSCAGEYGCDLSLIVEAGAKAAWEDYEAVNG; encoded by the coding sequence ATGGAAAAAGTAAATTGGTTGATTGAAAGACATGTCTTTGATGCTGACGAGCAATTCCTGGAAGAATTAAAAAAGCAGAAATACCTCTACAAAGAGATTAGATATCTTGACTTTCGACCTGAGGCAGCAAAAAAATATTTTCCAGATCATGAATGTGTGCTTTTTAGAGGAACTCTAAATCTAGGTCGAGATATCTTACGAACTTCTTGGATTCCTGGAGCCTATATGGATGAGAAGAATCTTCGCTGCACGACCTACTATACTTATTTTGGTCAGTATTTGCTGAACAATAAATATTTCATTCTTCCATTAGGTGAGCTAATCAGAAGAAGAGAAGAAATTTTTGAATATTTTCAGTCTAATGGTGAACTTTTTATCAGACCTGACAGCAATATGAAGTCGTTCCGTGCTGGTGTGTTTAACGTTCAAGTTCTAAACACCATGAAAACTCTAGGAAGCGAGCTAAGGCGAGATGAAACAACGTTAGTACTCGTAAGTGGAAAGCGATCGATTACTAAAGAGTGGCGTTTTTTTGTCTACAAGGACGAGATTATCACTGGCTCACTCTACCTGGTTGGAGAAGAAAGAATTGACGAGAGAGTTAAAGGTGGTTATTTAGTAAATTATCTTGCCGAAGTGTTGAAGCAGGTTAATTGGTACCCAGAATTGCTCTACACAGTAGATGTTTGTGAGTCGGAAGGGGAGCTATTCATCCTAGAACTTGGCTCTTTTAGCTGTGCTGGAGAATATGGGTGTGATTTGAGCTTGATTGTAGAGGCCGGTGCAAAGGCAGCTTGGGAGGACTATGAAGCAGTAAATGGTTAA